Part of the Caldicellulosiruptoraceae bacterium PP1 genome, ATAGTAGCTTCTTGGTATACTCGTGTTTCGGGTTCTCTACCACCTCATCTGCTGTACCCTGCTCTACTATCTCCCCTCTATTCATCACAAGCAATCTATCGCTTGTATAATATGCTAACCCTATATCATGGGTTATGAATATTATTGT contains:
- a CDS encoding ABC transporter ATP-binding protein, coding for TIIFITHDIGLAYYTSDRLLVMNRGEIVEQGTADEVVENPKHEYTKKLLSDVPVIMRKWDL